A window of the Dissulfuribacter thermophilus genome harbors these coding sequences:
- a CDS encoding NAD+ synthase — translation MKIAVSQINYRIGAFEKNLEKILSQYRYAQKKGVDLIVFPELALSGYPPQDLLERREFIEAQERVFERLVNNVNEVGLILGHFSENISSTGKPLFSSVSLLANGKVLHTTHKRLLPAYDIFDETRYFEPGSCSSPVEFNGLRFGLTVCEDIWTNQELCPECRYSEDPVSDLVEQGIDVLINVSASPFHLGKFEQRIRIANSIVTKSNTPLVYCNSVGGQDCLVFDGASFVMDENGHVFSQLPAFEEGLAIVDLDAKVGPVHAISTSHPEQAFYALKMALVDYMDRCGFKEVVVGLSGGIDSSLTASIAQSALGPDRVLGVLMPSEFTSQESIEDALALAKNLGIKTHIVPIKEMFDAYIGSLGPIFKDAPWNVTEENLQARIRGNILMAISNKFGHLVLSTGNKSELAVGYCTLYGDLSGGFSLISDCPKSLVYEIAEFINREKEIIPKRVIEKPPTAELRPGQRDEDDLPPYSLLDKVLKAYIEDGMTVEEIVNMGFTREVVERIVRMIIKSEYKRRQAPMGPRITSKALCCGRRWPVCHGFEVGD, via the coding sequence GTGAAGATCGCAGTTTCTCAGATAAATTATAGGATTGGAGCCTTTGAGAAGAATCTTGAAAAGATCCTTTCCCAATATCGATATGCTCAAAAAAAGGGAGTTGATCTAATCGTCTTTCCTGAACTTGCACTTAGTGGCTATCCGCCACAGGATCTCCTTGAAAGGCGGGAATTCATAGAGGCACAAGAAAGAGTATTTGAGCGATTGGTGAATAATGTAAATGAAGTCGGTTTGATACTTGGCCATTTTTCTGAAAATATTTCAAGTACAGGAAAGCCCCTCTTTAGCTCAGTTAGCCTGCTTGCCAATGGAAAGGTCTTACACACTACGCACAAGCGTCTCCTTCCAGCCTATGATATATTTGACGAGACCCGCTACTTTGAACCAGGATCATGTTCTAGCCCAGTAGAGTTTAATGGGCTTCGATTTGGCCTTACAGTGTGTGAGGACATTTGGACTAATCAGGAACTTTGCCCAGAGTGTAGATACAGTGAGGATCCAGTTAGTGACCTGGTGGAGCAGGGAATAGATGTATTGATAAACGTCAGTGCATCACCGTTTCACCTAGGGAAATTTGAGCAACGTATCCGTATCGCAAACTCTATTGTCACCAAGTCAAATACGCCTTTAGTTTACTGTAATTCAGTGGGGGGACAGGATTGTCTGGTATTTGATGGGGCAAGTTTTGTAATGGATGAAAATGGTCATGTTTTCAGCCAATTGCCAGCCTTTGAAGAAGGTCTAGCCATAGTAGACCTAGATGCCAAGGTGGGGCCAGTCCATGCAATTTCCACTAGCCATCCAGAACAGGCCTTTTACGCCCTCAAAATGGCCTTGGTAGACTATATGGATAGATGTGGTTTTAAAGAGGTCGTAGTAGGGCTTAGCGGAGGTATTGACTCTAGCCTCACTGCATCGATTGCCCAATCAGCCCTAGGTCCTGATAGGGTCCTGGGCGTACTCATGCCTTCGGAGTTTACGTCGCAAGAAAGTATTGAAGATGCCCTAGCGCTTGCAAAAAATTTGGGCATAAAGACCCACATCGTGCCCATTAAAGAGATGTTTGATGCCTATATAGGGAGTCTCGGTCCCATCTTTAAGGATGCCCCATGGAATGTCACAGAGGAGAATTTACAGGCCAGGATCAGGGGAAATATCCTCATGGCAATATCGAACAAGTTCGGTCACTTGGTATTGAGTACAGGCAATAAGTCCGAGCTTGCAGTTGGCTACTGTACCCTTTATGGGGACCTGAGTGGAGGTTTTTCCCTTATCTCAGACTGCCCAAAGAGCCTGGTCTATGAAATTGCAGAATTTATAAATAGGGAAAAGGAGATCATTCCCAAAAGGGTCATTGAAAAGCCGCCTACAGCCGAACTTCGACCTGGACAGAGAGATGAAGATGACCTTCCTCCCTATAGTTTGCTAGACAAGGTCCTCAAGGCCTACATCGAGGATGGTATGACAGTTGAAGAGATTGTGAATATGGGGTTCACCAGAGAAGTGGTAGAACGGATAGTTAGAATGATAATTAAAAGTGAATACAAAAGGCGCCAGGCCCCCATGGGCCCAAGGATAACCAGTAAGGCCCTTTGCTGTGGAAGACGGTGGCCTGTGTGTCATGGATTTGAAGTTGGTGATTGA